The Terriglobus sp. TAA 43 sequence TTACGTCCGTCGTACGGAAGTAGAACTGGGGACGGTAGCCGTTGAAGAACGGGGTGTGACGGCCGCCTTCTTCCTTCGACAGAACGTACACTTCGCCCTTGAACACGGTGTGCGGCGTGATCGATCCCGGCTTCGCCAGAACCATGCCGCGCTCCACGTCGTCCTTCGCCGTACCACGCAGCAACAGACCTGCGTTGTCGCCAGCAAGACCTTCGTCCAGCTGCTTCTTGAACATTTCAACGCCGGTCACGGTCGTCGCCTGCGTATCGCGGAAGCCCACGATCTGTGCCGGCTCGCCAACCTTGATGCGACCACGCTCGATACGGCCCGTCACTACAGTTCCACGGCCCGAGATCGAGAAGATGTCTTCGATCGGCATCAGGAACGGCAGGTCGACCAGACGGTCAGGCTGCGGAACGTTGTCGTCCACGGCCTGCATCAACTCGTCGATCTTTGCTTCCCACTGAGCTTCGCCGTTCAGCGCGCCCAGAGCCGAGCCACGGATGACAGGAACGTCATCGCCAGGGAACTCGTACTTGCTGAGCAGTTCACGAACTTCCATCTCGACCAGGTCGATCAGTTCGGGATCTTCCACAGCATCGCACTTGTTCAGGAACACAACGATGTACGGCACGCCAACCTGACGAGCGAGCAGAACGTGCTCCTTCGTCTGGGGCATCGGGCCGTCGGTCGCTGCAACCACCAGGATCGCGCCGTCCATCTG is a genomic window containing:
- the tuf gene encoding elongation factor Tu; translation: MAKEKFDRSKPHVNVGTIGHIDHGKTTLTAAITKVLSKHNPKNSFRSFDTIDNAPEERERGITISTSHVEYETANRHYAHVDCPGHADYIKNMITGAAQMDGAILVVAATDGPMPQTKEHVLLARQVGVPYIVVFLNKCDAVEDPELIDLVEMEVRELLSKYEFPGDDVPVIRGSALGALNGEAQWEAKIDELMQAVDDNVPQPDRLVDLPFLMPIEDIFSISGRGTVVTGRIERGRIKVGEPAQIVGFRDTQATTVTGVEMFKKQLDEGLAGDNAGLLLRGTAKDDVERGMVLAKPGSITPHTVFKGEVYVLSKEEGGRHTPFFNGYRPQFYFRTTDVTGSAKLPEGTEMVMPGDNVALEITLHTPVAMEKGLRFAIREGGRTVGAGAISEIVK